In Stanieria sp. NIES-3757, the DNA window GGGGTTGACGATCCCCAAGCAATGACTCCAGAACAAACAGAAGATACTTTCGATCTGGTGATGAACGTTAACGTTAAGGGTGTTTGGTACTCGATGAAATACGAAATCGAGCATATGTTAGCCAATGGAGGGGGAGCGATTGTTAACACTTCCTCTATTGCAGGTTTAATCGGGTTTCCCGGTCATGCACCTTATGTAGCTTCCAAACACGCCGTTTTGGGTTTAACTAAAACTGCTGCTTTAGAGTATGCCAAACAGGGAATTCGGATTAATGCTGTCTGTCCTGGTGCAATTGAAACTTCACTACTAGAAAACTTTACTGGTGGAGATAGTGCCACCAGAGAATACATGAAATCTCTCCATCCCATCGGTAGATTGGGTAAACCCCAAGAGATTGCCGATGCGGTAGTTTGGTTATGTTCCGATGAAGCTTCTTTTGTTTTGGGACAGGGAATCACAGTAGATGGAGGCTTTACGGCAATTTAGAGATAGAAAAAACCGTCTAATTGTAGTAAATCCCCTCTAACAGGTATTCTTTCTACCGCCATCCGATAGCGGAAACTGCCGTCGTGATTGTAGATCTGGATTTCTGGTTTAAACATTGTTGTCAATTCTCTCGCCGTTGATGAATGAAGGTATGCTAATTAAAGCGAGCGCGGTCGGAGAATTAATCCCTAAAATCTCTTCTTTTTTATAGCCATTCAGTTTCAAAAGAATCTCGACCGTTGCCATAGATTAAATCTCCATAGGATTGCCAGAGAAATTTTTCTACTTCAGAAAGTTCTGGATTCTTCAGTAATTGAAGATTTTCATCTAATTGAGTTGATGTCTGTGGTGCAGTCAGAGCCATTCTTACTGCGGAGTTAGCGATCGCATATCGATAACAATCTGCTGCTGTAGGTATTGTCCCCTGCCAATCTTGATGACCTTTTAGTAACGAACCCCAACGAGTACAGGTAAATGCTATTACTGGAATGTCAGCACTTTTTGCTGCTGGTAGTACGTCTTCTTCAGCTTTTCGATGAGCCATATTGTAGCGGTGCATTAATACATCAATTTGTCCGTCCTCAATTAGTTTTATCGCGATCGCTCGATTGTGAACCGTCACTCCTACATAACGAATCAATCCTTTTTCTTTCCAGGTATTAAGTTCGTCGAGAAGAGATTTTATTTGAGCTAAATCGTCAGCAGGAGATACGTATTCGATAAAGAATACATCGACAAGATCGAGATCGAGGCGATGACGCACCCGATCTAGGTATTGGTTTAGTTCGTCCTGATTTCTACTTTCGCTGCCAGTTGCTATTAAGATTTTTTCTCGTTGCTTTTCTAATAAAGGTTTGAGTCCAGAAAGTAGACTCTCGAAGGAAAGATTGTAGAAGAAGAAGTAATTTATCCCTGCTGCAAACGCATTTTGTATGATTCTTTCCTCCATCGACTGATTACCTGCCAAGCCGAGAATACTTGCTGGAAAGTTGTCAAGAGTGATTAGTTCCATTGCAGGGTAGAGCAAATATTTATGTACCAAACTCTAACACGAACCCGTGAAGTTAAAACAATTGTAACGGGGAAAACTAAGATTAATTCTCTATCATTTTTATTCATGATTAATTGGCAAATCTTCTCTCAAGGCAAAAAACTCTTAGAGGCTATAGCAAGAGAGGATCGGGTTGGAGTGTGGTCGAGCGATCGCTCTAACTAAAAACTAAACTGCTAATTAATCTTCGTTTTGATTGATTTGTTGAATTTTTATAAATAATTTAACCACCAATATTTATGCTTCGATTTGTAATTGGTAAACCAGTTGCAGATTGGATAAAGAATAGCAACCATGACAAGCCACAACACATAAACATGGTGTAAATCATATCCATAATCGTCTGGCATCGCGCTAGATAATAGGTAGGGCAGAGTGACTGCTTTAAACCCATAGTTAGGTAACGCCAATAAAATGGCAGAAAAATGTATCAACCACAGATGGAGAATATAAAAGAATAACGGTACTCTTCCCAAAATTATTAGAGGTTTGAGAATTGGAAATCTTTTGCTTTCAAACACATATCCCTCTTCTGTCACTTTCCGAAAACTTTTGTCATTTCTAAAGTTTACAACCCTTATCAACAAAACGATTCCTTGGTTATTTACTAGTATAAATTCGTGATCGCGATCGCCTTGAAGAAAAATTTGATTACCTATGGCTAAATCAATTGATATCATTACTTTTCAAAATCTTTTATTAATAGGAAATCTCGGAGAATGACAGAAGAGGGATATTGTCATTAGCGAGTAATAATGAAATAATAATCTCTTGAGAAAATTATCATGATAGTTGACTCCGAGTGGGACTCCCAAAGTCCGAAATATTGGGATTCATTGGGCTGCGACCTCTGCCAATCAGAACAAGATCGAGAAGCCCTCGCTGCTTTTGAGCGTGCGATTGAACTAGACCGCGATTACAGTAAAGCTTGGAATAACCGAGGCAATGCCCTGAGTGCCATGAAACGCTTTGCTGAAGCGCTCAATTCCTACGATAGAGCAGTCGCAATCGAACCCGAATACCATCAAGCCTGGTTTAATCGAGGGTTATTGTTGGCTGAAATAGGCGCATACGGCAATGCTATAGAAGCTTATGAGAGAGCAATCTCGATTCATGCCGATCCTCTATATCTTCATGCGAAGGCAAATATTTGGTTGAAGAAACAGCTTTTTCCTATTTGATACTCGGTGACTTTATGGCGATTTTTTCAGCGAGCTAGTTCAGACATTGTAGCCATGATAGGTTAGGTATGGTTGTAGCTTGTAACAAATTTCATCATATTTTCTGTTTACCTCTGGCAATAAATTTACGGTGCATGGTTTGATTAAGCTTTCATAATTTAAAGTTGACCTCAATTGTAATTTTAGAAACTCTAAAATCTTAAAAACAGTCACTTTTGGAGCTTCACATAAATTTTCATACCTGACACAGAGGTAATCTCGATTTGGTAATGATTTAATCTAAGTACAGTTTTTGTCCTGTACTTAGATCGATTGTATGTAATTTGCGACAGACAAGGCTGGACACAAGAAGCACAATCCTATAGAACCCATTTGAGATCTCACGAAGAGACTGAAAGCCGCTTAAGCATTAATCTGACGAAGCAGAGATCGATCTTGGCAGTCGCATGAGATAAAGTTCGCTCAACAGCGCGATTCTACAAGCGGAGGAAACCTCCGCGTATCTCGCGCTCAAAGTTTTTAACCAAACTTTTACAACGCTCCATCCAAGCGTTTGAGCGTTCAATCACCCAGCGAGCAACAGCAGGAACAAATCCAGATTTCCCTTGCGCTGCCTTCTCTTGTTTCGAGGGTTTGGTGGACAGTTCAAACTTGATTTTCGTCATGATCTCGGGATAAACTTGCTCCAATTGCTCAGTCAAATGTTCGGGATGATATCCGTGGTCTAGCAAAATAGTGAGCTTCGGAAGGTTAACGGGTTTTGACTGGAAATAGTCAATATTTAGCGTCAGCATCTCAATCAATCCTGCATCATCCGAGACATTTGCTGGTGTGCAGTGGGTAAAGAAAGGAAATCCCAGTGTATCAATTGCCAGATGTCTTTTAATCCCATTCGTGGCTTTGTAAAAACAAAAGCCTTTGGAAGCGACACTGGCATTACAGGTATTTTTCACGGCTTGAGAGTCAATGATTATTAATGTTGTCCACTTAGGTTTTTTTTAACCTGCTGACGTACTTGTTCATGTAAGGCATTCATGAGCTTTTCAAACACCCCTACCTTTCGCCACTGCTTGTAGTGCCAATAGACAGTTGAGTAGGGAGGTAAATCTTTGGGCAAGTCTGCCCAATTACAACCATTTTTGAGTTGATAGAGTATTCCGTCAAGGATTTCTCGCCTTGTCCAATTGGCAGGTCGGGTTTGCTTCTTAGTCGGCAATATCTTAACTAACAGGGGTTCTAGAATTTCCCATTCTTCATCGCTAAGGCTACTGGAATACTTCATGGTCAATGAATTTTGATACTTTCGAGAACTTTAAGTCCATACTTGGAAGATGTCAAATGGGTTCTATAACGATCTAGAGTGTAGATGTGGAAAGTTTTGTCTTGAAAGTGTTTGGTCTACGCCAAGAAATCCTCAAAATCATGCCAAACAGATACGTAGGATTGTAGACCGATGTATACATAGAGAGCGAGATACCGATTAATAGAATTTTAATAATATGAAGGAATACGATTTTGCATTACATTTTAAATTAGCTGACCACAAAGTAGATCCAAGCATCTATGAAGATAGATTGTTTGCAGCAGGATGTGATGATGCTTTACTTGGTATAGGTCAGAGTGGATATATAGGATTAGATTTTATTCGTAGTTCTGATAGTGCGGTTGAGGCTATTTACAGTGCAATTGAAAATGTAAAAAGCGTTATACCTGATTCTGAACTGTACTACATCTCCCCTGACGTTGTAGGTATTTCAGAGATTGCAACTATTATGAACTGTACTAGACAGAACATACTCAAGCTAAAAAATAGTCATATAGATACTTTTCCATTTCCTATTAACAGTGATAGCAAGTCATTAAATTGGCACTTAGCAGAAGTACTCAAATGGTATCAATCGATAGGAAAAAGTATCGATAACGCCTTGCTAGAAGTAGCAGAGTTTGCAATGCAGTTTAATTTAGAAAAGCAAAATCAGAATATTAACTCCGATAACAATTTGAAAGAAAAAGCTCGTGCTTTAGTTTGTTAATCGCTCTTTACAAATATCTTATCTTGCTGTCTTAAAATATGCGATCGCTGAAGTTAGGGCTAGTCCCGATAGTGTTTAAGTACAAACAGCAAACAAAAGTACACAATAATACTATTAATTTAATTTTTACCTGCGGGGACTACAGAGAAGAGTAGAAAGCTTACTAGATCAGGGATTGAATGAAGCAGTCTCCCAAAAGATGAGAGACTATTATCAATAAGTTTTACTTGTTGAAATAGAAATGATTCAACTTCCTGAATTATATAGCAAACACTTAAAGAAGCAGTAATTTATCTTGTTATTGATAGAAGCCAGTGGCGAGAAATAAATTTATTAATGGTTAGTTTAGTATATCAACGTCGAGCAATCCCAATATATTTTCGATTGTTGCCCCTTAAGGGAAATAGTAATTTAGCACAGCAAAAATCAGTTTTAGAACCAGTATTAGCACTCTTAAAAGAGTTTAAAATTGTGGTTTTAGGAGATAGAGAATTTTGTAGCGTCGATTTAGCCAAATGGTTATCAGAAGAAGCAAAAGTCTATCTTAGCCTGCGATTAAAAAAGAATGAATATGTCGAGTTAGAAGAACAAATTTGGTTTCAATTAAAAGAGTTAAAATTAGCTCCTGGCACTGCCCTTTTTTATGAGGGAGTTAGAGTTACCAAAACTAAAGGATATGGCAATTTTAATTTAGCCGCCAAACATTGTCGAAAATATCGTCAAAAATCAGCTAAAGAACCTTGGTATATTTTGACTAATCTTAAAAGTTTATCAGCAGCTACCAAAGCTTATTCTAGAAGAATGGGAATCGAAGAAATGTGCGCGTGATTTTAAACTAGGTGGCTATAATTTAGAAATTACTCAAGTTACCGACAACCGATTAATTGCTCTCATTTTATTAATTAGTTTGGCTGATTGTCTCGCTATTTTTAAGGGTAAATCCATTAAAAATAAGGGGGTTTCTAATTATGTAGCTCGACCTACTGAACCTGGTCGCACCGAGCGACGGCATAGTACTTTTTCGATTGGTTTACACGCTCAAAATTGGATAGATTCAATGATGTTTTTCCAAGATGTCATTCCAGAATTACTCCGTTTTTCAACTCAGAAAAACGACTATTATCGTCGAGGTATGAGGGCTGTTTCCCTGATCCAGTCTGCTTTATAATCCTTTTTGTAGTCCCTCCAGCGAACAACAAAAAGACGGCACAATTGTTAAAACTCTTTGGGGTGAAATCGCTTGGCAACTTGGAGGCAAAGAAGGTTATGAAATGATCGCAGATGCAGATCGTACTGCTACTAATCCTGGGGATAAACTTAAAGAATTATTCAATCGCTATGCACCCTGTCTAATCCTTATTGATGAATGGGTAGCTTATGCCCGTCAACTACACTACGAAAAAGACCTGCCTGGGGGAGATTTCGATACTCATTTTACCTTTGCTCAAACTCTTAGTGAATCAGCTAAAAATGCTGACAACACTTTACTAGTAGTAAGTATTCCCGCCTCGGATATTGAGATTGGTGGAGACAGAGGTAAACAAGCTTTAGAACGTCTTAAAAATGCGATCGGTCGGGTAGAATCGCCTTGGCGACCTGCTACTGCTGAAGAAAGCTTTCATATCGTTCGTCGTCGCTTGTTCCAAGATATTACCGACCCAACATTATTTACTGCCCGTGATACCGTCATTAGAGCATTTAGCCAGATGTATCGCGACCAAAAAACAGAATTTCCAGCAGAATGTCGGGAAAAAGATTACGAAAGAAGAATTAGAGATGCTTATCCGATTCATCCCGAATTATTTGAACGTTTATACGAAGATTGATCGAGTTTAGATAAATTCCAGCGCACTCGTGGAGTATTGCGCTTGATGGCAAAGGTTATTAGCTATCTGTGGCAAGAGAACGATAAAAACTTAATGATTCTTCCTGCTAACGTACCGATGGCAGATACTCAAGTACAGTCAGAATTAACTCGCTACCTAGATGATAAAGTTCTTGAATAGTTTTTATCAGTAATTTGGAAGATATCACCCATCAGAGCAATATTGTTTGGGTATGGCGAGTAATTAAAATCATTAATCTTACTATTAACTGCTAATCGACGATATAACTTTTCACTACCAGATGCTGTAAGAACAATATATTTATACTGATTCGGTAGTTTCCAATTATTGATTAAGTGCAAAACTAATTCATGGTTATCTTTGCCCATAACAAAACCATCAGCACTTAAAATAGCAGCTATTTCTTTATATTGTTCCCGAAAGACTGCACTAGAACCAGTTACCAAAAAATGAATGATTGACTTGATTTCGTCCTGACTTAATTCAGACTCAGGAGCGAATAAAACAACTTCTTCTTGGCGATCGCTATGCTGCTCGATACACTCAACACGGTTCTTTACTTTATTAATAATATCGGTCATCTCAGAAAACTCAATACTATCTTCTAAATCTTGAACCAAGGTTTTCAATGTTTTAGCTGATATTGTCTTGATTTGTTTCTGAAGTGACATCAACAAGTCTTCGTCAAAGATCAATAATGAACCTTCGGGTATCTTCCCTGATTCGAGCATTAGGAGTAAATAATCGTGAGTAACTATGGCGAGATCGGATTTACTTAGTTCTTCTAGTTTTCTTAAATACCGACGACAAAGATTATATTGACCCAATCCTGTAGCTTTTTTGACGCATTCAGTGTAAAAGGCATGAGCATGGGTTGTTGCACCCATAGCCATTAAAGACTCGTATTCTAACCCTCTTCTGTCATTCTCCGAGATTTCCTATTAATAAAAGATTTTGAAAAGTAATGATATCAATTGATTTAGCCATAGGTAATCAAATTTTTCTTCAAGGCGATCACGGAACGAATTTATACTAGTAAATAACCAAGGAATCGTTTTGTTGATAAGGGTTGTAAACTTTAGAAATGACAAAAGTTTTCGGAAAGTGACAGAAGAGGGCTAACTGTTCATTAATGTCTGGTAGATTTGGACGCTGTGAGGCGATCGTGAATTTAATTCCTTGATTAATACCTTTTTTTTGCTCTTTCCTGATTCGTTTATACAACTGACGTTTGAGGCTATGATACAGCGTAGCAAGATCAATATTTTCCTCGCGTTTTAGTAATTCAACATAATCTATTTGCGTCAATTCAAGAGTTTTACCACCACCATAATAAGCACACACAACTGATAAATGTGGATTGTTTTTGTTTATCGCTTTCTCAAATTCAACCTCAAATCTTCCTCAATTTCAATATCATTTTCACAAGGTAGATATTCTTTTTGTTTTTTGTTATTATCAACCAGATTTTTAGATGTTTCAATGTATAGGAAATCTTCATCATCTTCAAAAGGTGGAATTTCTCTACCTTCGTATTCTTTTTGTGCGAGTAAATCTACAGCAATTACATCTGGATCATCTAAATCAATCTTAAAACCATATGTTATCGTATGATTTGCTAGAATATTTGTAGTACTATATATATTAGAATTTTTTCTATTATTGTTCTGCATAATGGAAATTTTTCAAATTTAGTTTTCATTTTTTAGTACCTCACTTTTTGTTTTTTGCTGTTATTGCAGAGCTAAAAGATCATAGATATTTTTCATGTGAATAAGACCTAGTGGCGTATTTTTTTTTTGAACCTTTTAATCAATTAAATTTTTAAGCTTTGCATAATTGTTATAGTAATTACCAATTTTATTTCCTTATCTTTTGTCTGCTAATATTAATCGGCAAATATATTCAGACCTACTAATTTTTAATCGATCTGCTCTTTCCGCAATAAGTTTATGGATATCTGCTGACGCACTGAACGTCTTCGTTTCTTTGTTTTTCTTTCTCATAGGTTTTGACAGAAATATGACTTTAAAATGATTATAGGGAAGCTAATTAGAAAATTTGTACTATAAAAATTCTAATTGCCTTCAGAGTATGCGTTTTAAAGATTCTAAATAAATAATTAAGAATTTTAGGAGTAGCGTAAGTGGGGAAAAACTAGCGAGAGTGTCATGAGGGGCAATCTGTGAAATTTTGCAGCTTTTAGTATTGAGAAAGTTAAAACTGATTTTTCTCTGAATCGCTATAATCTTTGCAGCATGAATGATTGAGCAATTTAGCTTCTTTGATAAATAAATATTTCTAATTTTGCAGGAAGTGGTCAAAGGCTGCAAAAATCAACAAACAATAGCGATTGCTACATTTTAATGATCGGGATTTTGAAATCCTTACAGAATAAGCGGTTCGAGCTAGACTGCACTCTATGACACTCTTGCTAGTTTTAGCTCTAATCGAGATTAAAATAAAATTCCAAAAAAATTTATTTAGTTTCGGACTGAAACAAAATCAAATTTAGTATATTAAGTTCTTTAGAATTCATCAAATATTTATCGCTGAATTGCTTCTCTCTCATCTCTTTGAGACTATAGCTGCGAAAGATTAAAAAAGGAATTTTTTCGTATTTATAACCAATTGGTATAACTTGACCTATGGGAAATATAGAACTTACATAAACTTCTAAAATATCCCGAAATCTCTGGTCTTCAGGTTTAATCTCTTTGTTTCTAAAATAAGTTGTAAAAGTCTCGTTGACCAAAAATACAAATAGTGGAACGGCATAATAACGGTCGAAATATTTGTTTTCTTGTTCTAATCTTTGATTGCGATACTTTTGCTGTTCTAACTCTACGATCAACTGTAAAGCATCTTTAATTAAAACCTGAATACTTTCTGATAAGCGCGTATCTTGTTTTAATTCAGATAGAATTTCTGCTAAGGTTATAGTTTTGTCGTCTATTTTTAGTCGATAAACTTCTTCTACTTTTTTATTATCTAGCGATACTATAAGTAAACTTCCCAATATATATCCTGTTTGAATTGCTGGAAAATCAAGCAACGTATTCAAACTACCATCAATTAACTTATTAAAAGCTTGCCGAATATCATCTAACAATTTTAGATAAGATAATTTTTTATCTGTTGTTTTTTTTGTTAGATTGTGAATTGTAATATCTGCTGTCTTCATCAACTCTTCTAGTTGTTTTGAAGCTTTTTGAATGCGTAAATCGTGGCTGCGTTTGCGATATTCTTTTTTGAGGCTTCTGATTAGTTTTTCTATTTTATTACTAAGAGACTCACCTGCGGTAAAAACTGACTTTCCACCTACAGGAATCATCAGGTATTTTTCGTGAGCAATATTTCCGTAACCATATATTCTTGTTCTGATTGAGACGTGAAGAATAATTAGAAAATTGAGTATATTTAGTTTGCTTTCCTGTAGTGAATATTTACAATCATCTCCATTTTCAATATAGTAAACAGCTTGTTCGGTAAGATAGAAAATCAACTGTTTATCTTCTGCATCTATTTGTGGGTTTCCTCTCCCGCGATAGATTACTTGAATGACTTCCATTAAATTGGCTTCAATCTCGAAACGAGGAAAATCTACAAGGATATGTTTGGCACGAGGAAAAGATAAGCCTCGACTGGCAGAAGCAGTCATAAAGATGATTTGAACTCGATCTTTATGTTCGTGTATATTTTGTTTATCAAATTGAGATAAATCTGCGTGTATTTCTAAGTAATCTAGATTGGGTTCAAATCGTCTTTTATTAATTTGAAGAGTATTAATTAGATCGCTTAAGCGGGTTTTATCTTGGATATAAACAATTATTTGTTCTTGAGGTGAATTTGCTAGTATCTTTTTTATATCTTCAATTATTTCTGTTTGTGTACGTTGTTCTAGATCGTATTTTTTTGTACTGTAAAGTTTCTTATTTCGTTCTTGAAATTTAAGGGATTGAATCAATGTTTTGTAAGTAATGTGCAGATTATTCGCGGGATAGGAGTTAGTATTAATTGCTATAGCAGGGGTATTATTAAATGTGAATGATTCAATTGTCAGACAGGCATTTAATTTGGGGGCTTTTCTGAAAAATATTTTGTTGGGTTCGGCAGCAGTATCTGATAAGTGTTGCTTGATAACATCTGCATCAATAATCGAAGTATCTGCGACAATAATTTTGGTATTAAAGTAATTTTGGTTGGTTAATCCATATAGTTTTAATCGTTCGCTAACCCCTAGTAAAAAGTCTACTCCACTGCGATCGCCAGTAATTTCGTCAATAGCGATAAAGATATGCTTAACCCGTTGAGATAGCTGCTTTAGTTTAGCTTCAATTGGCTTGGCTTCAGTTTCGTTATAAACATCTCTAAAGATGCGTTGAAAGTGGTCTAAAGTATTTTGTCCCCCAGATAGTTTTTTGAGTGACTGGAGTGCGACTGTAGCAACAATATTTTTGTGTCCGTTATTAATTAGGCTATAGATCGCTTCAGACATACTATAGAGTACGCCTTTTTTGCTATTGCCACTCTCCTGTAAGCGTGTTGCTGTTTTTCTGACTACACTTTTGGAATTACTAGAAGAAACCTCAACTAACTTGTTTTGGGGAATGAAATCTACTGTTTGTAGGTTAAAGCGGTCTTCTAGTTGATTGCAGCAATATTGTACTGTAGCTTTACCTTCGTTCTTATCAATTAAGGTAAAGTTAGTATTAATGGTAATCAAGTGATCGTCACAAAGACGTTTAGATTTTGAATCGGTAAACTTTTCTAAAATATCGAGATTAACTTGAGTACGAGGACTAATGTAAATAAACAGAAACCCCTCTTCTAATATCTTTTCTTGCTTGAGAAAGTTACTAATCGCTGTAGTTTTTCCAATCCCAGGATTACCTGTTAAAAAAGCAAATAGGTTTTTGTCTGTTGGCGATAATACTTGTTGAATTAATGCTGCATGAGCTTGTTGTAAATTTAGACCAGGTGGGACACCTAACTGCTTGGCTAAATCTTGAGGAATAGTATCTAAATAATTATTAAAGTCAGTAAAAGTTTCTTGATGAGATACTAAATGTATTCCGTTGCCAGATATTTTCAAAAGATTATCGATAAACCTTTCTCCACGAAAAAAGCTCCTCTTGGCTTTTCGTTTAATAATTTTCAAAACTTGTTCGCGAGCTGAACTAATTTCCGACTCTGGAGATTGTTGACGGTAGATGTGATAGCAAGTCTTTAAAAGTTCGATCTGGTTTTGCTGAAGACAAAGAGAAGCTGAGTCACGATCGCTGTAGCCAATGATATTGAAAGTAACCTCATCGTTGTCAGAGATTTGCTGTTGGGATACCAGCCAATTCCAAAAGCTATAAGCATAACTTCCTGCTTGGATCATTTTGATGGTTTCTTTGTCTTTACGAGAAAAAGCTTTGTAGTATTGAAATAAGCTTTCTGGGAAGAGAAAGGGATGATTTTGACTAGCGACTCTACCATCGCTCTTACAGTCTATTCCTAAGTTAGCAAAGACACTTTTTGACTTGAGATAAATAATGTTACTAAGTAATAGTTGGCGCAATACTTCAATATTATTCAAATCTCTCAAGTCTCTAATTGACTGAACAGTAAAGATTGAATAATCGATTGCTAATATTCTTACTTGATGTCTGTAACGAAAATAAATCAGGCTATCAGCTTTTAAAAATTCTCCCTTTTTTTTATATTTATTAATATCTATTTGGTTAACATCTATACCTAGTTTTTTAAATTGAGATAGCCAATCTTGATAAACTTTATTTTCACCTTTAACATAAGTACCAAGAGTATTTTCGTCAGCAAAATAACTTTGGAAATAGACAATTTGTAAGCGTTTTAGTTTCCGCTTATTGTTCCAACCTATAGCAGAGAAATATTCATCTAAAAAATTCAAACCAGCCAAAAAACTTTTCTGCAAAAAGAAAATCGCCCATTGCTTAACTATCTCCCGATGTTGAAAACTAATTACTCCTAGATCGTCGATTAATCTACGTACAATTTTGGGAAAGTTTACCTGCTCTAAATCTTTTTCGTAGATATTGCCATAATTATATTTAAGCTCTTTCTGCTTAATATAAGTAAGCATTCCGATGTTAAATCCAACTTCAAACAAACGACCTAATTCCTGACCCAATTTTGAGCTATCCATGTTAATTTATTATCTTGCCAATCGATGTTTATAAAGTATCTATTCTTGTGGATTTATATTGGCATTTAAGGCATCGTTAACTTCATTTAAAAATGCTAGAAGATTAAACTGAACCTTTGGTTGCATATGTGGAAATGTTGACAATGCACCAACCGATTGGTCGCCAATTATATTTTGATAGGGGTCTAGCTTTAGTTGAATATCTTTTACATCCGCTTCGTAACGAGAAAAATGGAATAAAGTTAACAGTTGAAGAATTTCTGTTTTTAAACCCTGCTCTTGATCGTTATTGATTAAATCTGCATAAATTTCGCCAGTATCAACGATATTTCGGTCGTATACATTTAAGAGAGTAGAATAAGAAATTACTCCGTTGTAGTAGC includes these proteins:
- a CDS encoding IS4 family transposase: MKNTCNASVASKGFCFYKATNGIKRHLAIDTLGFPFFTHCTPANVSDDAGLIEMLTLNIDYFQSKPVNLPKLTILLDHGYHPEHLTEQLEQVYPEIMTKIKFELSTKPSKQEKAAQGKSGFVPAVARWVIERSNAWMERCKSLVKNFEREIRGGFLRL
- a CDS encoding transposase, IS4 family protein, which encodes MADCLAIFKGKSIKNKGVSNYVARPTEPGRTERRHSTFSIGLHAQNWIDSMMFFQDVIPELLRFSTQKNDYYRRGMRAVSLIQSAL
- a CDS encoding TPR repeat-containing protein produces the protein MIVDSEWDSQSPKYWDSLGCDLCQSEQDREALAAFERAIELDRDYSKAWNNRGNALSAMKRFAEALNSYDRAVAIEPEYHQAWFNRGLLLAEIGAYGNAIEAYERAISIHADPLYLHAKANIWLKKQLFPI
- a CDS encoding short chain dehydrogenase gives rise to the protein MSRFVDKVVLITGGGSGIGQATALKFASEGASVVIGNRNEKAGRETVALIQQAGGRASFYRTDVTESENIQNLIKYTVDTYGGLHAAFNNAGVDDPQAMTPEQTEDTFDLVMNVNVKGVWYSMKYEIEHMLANGGGAIVNTSSIAGLIGFPGHAPYVASKHAVLGLTKTAALEYAKQGIRINAVCPGAIETSLLENFTGGDSATREYMKSLHPIGRLGKPQEIADAVVWLCSDEASFVLGQGITVDGGFTAI
- a CDS encoding prophage CP4-57 regulatory yields the protein MKEYDFALHFKLADHKVDPSIYEDRLFAAGCDDALLGIGQSGYIGLDFIRSSDSAVEAIYSAIENVKSVIPDSELYYISPDVVGISEIATIMNCTRQNILKLKNSHIDTFPFPINSDSKSLNWHLAEVLKWYQSIGKSIDNALLEVAEFAMQFNLEKQNQNINSDNNLKEKARALVC
- a CDS encoding aldo/keto reductase family oxidoreductase, with the translated sequence MELITLDNFPASILGLAGNQSMEERIIQNAFAAGINYFFFYNLSFESLLSGLKPLLEKQREKILIATGSESRNQDELNQYLDRVRHRLDLDLVDVFFIEYVSPADDLAQIKSLLDELNTWKEKGLIRYVGVTVHNRAIAIKLIEDGQIDVLMHRYNMAHRKAEEDVLPAAKSADIPVIAFTCTRWGSLLKGHQDWQGTIPTAADCYRYAIANSAVRMALTAPQTSTQLDENLQLLKNPELSEVEKFLWQSYGDLIYGNGRDSFETEWL
- a CDS encoding putative transposase codes for the protein MVSLVYQRRAIPIYFRLLPLKGNSNLAQQKSVLEPVLALLKEFKIVVLGDREFCSVDLAKWLSEEAKVYLSLRLKKNEYVELEEQIWFQLKELKLAPGTALFYEGVRVTKTKGYGNFNLAAKHCRKYRQKSAKEPWYILTNLKSLSAATKAYSRRMGIEEMCA
- a CDS encoding putative transposase; this translates as MKYSSSLSDEEWEILEPLLVKILPTKKQTRPANWTRREILDGILYQLKNGCNWADLPKDLPPYSTVYWHYKQWRKVGVFEKLMNALHEQVRQQVKKNLSGQH